A section of the Clostridium omnivorum genome encodes:
- a CDS encoding VCBS repeat-containing protein, with the protein MYNRYFRQNSTSPQIEAYARGDVNGDGIPDNVYLTGIIKPDSPFIQNITLVIQDGVTGRLSRIPLKENAGYDPTLFLGDFTGDGVDDILISIFSGGSGGMMWHYIYSFVNNSPKLLFDFNVYNEEYKYDVTYKDNYKAEVISRNNNEKYIIDLTYKGQDYLNEIYNEQGILKQPISGFVDPISGLYPIDYDRDGVYELLANQKIAGRYNADGIGTVLNILKWKDNKFNLYEQNIAIFGEEIGK; encoded by the coding sequence ATGTATAATCGTTATTTTAGGCAAAATAGTACTAGTCCGCAAATTGAAGCTTATGCACGTGGAGATGTTAATGGTGATGGTATACCCGATAATGTATATTTAACTGGAATTATAAAGCCAGACAGTCCCTTTATTCAAAATATAACCCTTGTAATACAGGATGGAGTTACTGGGAGGCTTAGCAGAATACCCTTAAAGGAAAATGCAGGCTATGATCCTACGCTCTTTTTAGGTGATTTTACAGGTGATGGAGTTGATGATATATTAATTAGTATTTTCTCTGGTGGCAGCGGAGGCATGATGTGGCACTACATCTACTCTTTTGTAAATAATTCACCAAAACTACTCTTTGACTTTAATGTTTACAATGAAGAATATAAATATGATGTTACTTATAAGGATAACTACAAGGCCGAGGTAATCAGCAGGAACAATAATGAAAAGTATATTATAGATTTAACTTATAAGGGCCAGGATTACTTAAATGAAATATATAATGAGCAGGGAATTTTAAAGCAGCCAATAAGCGGATTTGTAGATCCAATAAGTGGCTTATATCCTATAGATTATGATCGAGATGGAGTATATGAGCTGCTTGCAAATCAGAAAATAGCCGGCAGATATAATGCGGATGGTATAGGTACTGTTTTGAATATTTTAAAGTGGAAGGATAACAAGTTTAACTTGTACGAGCAGAATATAGCTATTTTTGGAGAAGAAATAGGGAAGTAG
- a CDS encoding ABC transporter ATP-binding protein yields MNAINVENLNKSYDGQINALNNINLCIPKGEIFGFLGPNGSGKTTTVRILNGILSASSGHAEILGIPVGEKNLEIHRLCGVMTESSFCYENLTAEQNLIFFGKMHGIDEKLLNERTNFILKRLELADVKSKKVKSFSTGMRKRVSLGLALVHNPKILFLDEPTSGLDPENALNVTRLIKELAEENQVTVFLCTHQLKYAEDICTLYGFINSGNILGFGTFDELASRKNATLQLKIRGKNISDKLGFIYEGNDMYSKAILGDKEVNALIQGILTNGGEIYEAVQQKWSLEQLYFKYIKGVSDKVTL; encoded by the coding sequence ATGAATGCAATAAATGTAGAAAATCTTAATAAATCTTATGATGGGCAGATAAATGCTTTAAATAATATAAATCTATGTATACCAAAAGGTGAGATATTTGGCTTTCTTGGCCCTAATGGTTCAGGGAAAACAACTACTGTTAGAATTCTTAATGGCATTCTTTCAGCATCATCAGGTCATGCTGAAATTTTAGGAATACCTGTGGGAGAGAAAAATCTTGAAATTCATAGATTATGCGGGGTTATGACCGAAAGTTCCTTCTGTTATGAAAATCTTACTGCTGAGCAAAATCTAATATTCTTTGGGAAGATGCATGGAATAGATGAAAAGTTGCTTAATGAACGCACAAATTTTATATTGAAGAGGCTGGAGCTTGCTGATGTAAAGAGTAAAAAGGTAAAATCCTTCAGTACAGGTATGAGAAAAAGAGTTTCCTTAGGACTTGCTTTAGTTCACAATCCTAAGATTTTATTCCTTGATGAACCTACTTCTGGTTTAGATCCAGAAAATGCACTTAATGTTACAAGGCTAATAAAAGAACTTGCAGAGGAAAATCAGGTCACAGTGTTTCTATGTACTCATCAATTAAAGTACGCAGAAGATATTTGTACACTATATGGATTTATAAATAGCGGCAATATACTTGGCTTTGGTACATTTGATGAGCTTGCTTCAAGAAAAAATGCCACACTTCAATTAAAGATTAGAGGAAAAAATATTTCGGATAAATTAGGATTTATATATGAAGGTAATGATATGTATAGTAAAGCCATCTTAGGAGACAAAGAGGTTAATGCTCTAATACAAGGCATATTGACAAATGGTGGTGAAATCTACGAAGCCGTTCAGCAAAAGTGGTCTTTGGAACAGCTGTACTTTAAATATATAAAGGGTGTATCAGATAAAGTTACATTATAA
- a CDS encoding NADPH-dependent oxidoreductase, whose amino-acid sequence MNETIKVIQNHRSIRSFLDRDVEDEVIDEILKSSQSMPNSINGQQTSVIVIKNKEAKAEIAHMAGDQKWIDEAPVFLVFVADFYKTNIGAEKNNNKQIIHESIEGTLASTFDSGLAMGAAIIAAESMGLGIVPIGGIRKDPKGIIDLLKLPKYTYPIAGLAMGYPKDNSRKKPRLPFSTFKHEEKYNTENMKETIDKYDETMEVYLKEIGREKEVNWSSNISGIYKYVYYPKVYPTMKEQGFYNDK is encoded by the coding sequence ATGAATGAAACTATTAAAGTAATACAAAATCATAGATCAATAAGAAGTTTTTTAGATAGGGATGTAGAGGATGAGGTTATTGATGAAATATTAAAATCCTCTCAGTCTATGCCAAACTCTATAAATGGGCAGCAGACTTCTGTAATTGTAATCAAGAATAAGGAAGCAAAGGCAGAAATTGCACATATGGCTGGAGATCAAAAATGGATTGATGAAGCACCTGTTTTTTTAGTTTTTGTTGCTGATTTTTATAAAACTAACATTGGAGCAGAAAAAAATAATAATAAGCAAATTATTCATGAGAGCATAGAAGGTACTTTGGCAAGTACTTTTGATTCTGGACTTGCAATGGGAGCTGCTATTATAGCTGCAGAGTCTATGGGACTTGGAATTGTACCAATTGGAGGTATTAGAAAAGATCCAAAGGGAATAATAGATTTACTTAAACTCCCTAAATATACATATCCTATAGCAGGACTTGCCATGGGGTATCCTAAAGATAATTCAAGAAAAAAACCAAGATTGCCATTTAGTACTTTTAAACATGAAGAAAAATACAATACTGAAAATATGAAGGAAACCATAGATAAATATGATGAAACCATGGAAGTTTATTTAAAAGAAATCGGCAGGGAAAAGGAAGTTAACTGGAGCAGTAATATTTCTGGAATATATAAATATGTGTATTACCCAAAAGTATATCCAACTATGAAAGAACAGGGATTTTATAATGACAAATAA
- the msrA gene encoding peptide-methionine (S)-S-oxide reductase MsrA codes for MKEIVLAGGCFWGIEEYISRILGVKETKVGYANGHKERPSYEEVCYSNTGHAEACYIKYDENVISLEALLDKFWAVIDPTSFNRQGNDIGSQYRTGIYYIDQKDLGTIKDSMEREQVKHNMKIVTEVEPLKCFYEAEEYHQRYLKKNPGGYCHIPLD; via the coding sequence ATGAAGGAAATAGTACTTGCAGGTGGATGCTTTTGGGGAATAGAAGAATACATATCTAGAATACTTGGTGTAAAGGAAACAAAGGTTGGTTATGCTAATGGACATAAAGAAAGACCAAGCTATGAGGAAGTGTGCTATAGCAATACCGGTCATGCAGAAGCCTGCTATATAAAATATGATGAAAATGTAATTAGTTTGGAAGCACTTTTGGATAAGTTTTGGGCAGTTATAGACCCAACCAGCTTTAACAGACAGGGAAATGATATAGGCAGCCAGTATAGAACAGGAATTTATTACATTGATCAAAAAGATTTGGGCACTATAAAAGATAGTATGGAAAGAGAACAGGTAAAGCACAATATGAAAATAGTAACAGAGGTTGAACCACTTAAGTGCTTTTATGAGGCTGAGGAATATCATCAACGATATCTTAAGAAAAATCCAGGAGGATACTGCCACATACCTTTAGACTAA
- a CDS encoding GNAT family N-acetyltransferase, translating into MDNYLIRELKNNEAYILEDMLYEAIFQPDKSNPISRDVINQPNLRVYIDNWGQLDDLCIVSEVNGKIVGAVWTRIFNGEIKGYGTIGNETPELSIALYKENRNKGIGRELMKSILKKLKEHGYPKVSLSVSKNNYAFRLYQDLGFEVIQEREDDYLMMCKLD; encoded by the coding sequence TTGGATAATTATTTGATTAGAGAACTTAAAAATAATGAAGCATATATTTTGGAAGATATGTTATATGAGGCTATATTTCAACCTGATAAGTCGAATCCTATATCAAGGGATGTTATAAATCAGCCTAACTTAAGAGTTTATATTGACAACTGGGGGCAGCTTGATGATTTGTGTATTGTTTCAGAAGTTAATGGTAAAATAGTTGGTGCTGTTTGGACAAGGATTTTTAACGGAGAAATAAAGGGCTATGGGACTATTGGTAATGAAACACCTGAACTTTCTATAGCTCTGTATAAAGAGAATAGAAACAAGGGTATTGGGCGTGAATTAATGAAAAGCATATTAAAAAAACTCAAGGAACATGGCTACCCTAAGGTATCATTAAGTGTTTCAAAAAATAATTATGCTTTTAGGTTGTACCAAGATTTGGGGTTTGAGGTAATTCAGGAGCGAGAAGATGATTATTTAATGATGTGCAAATTAGATTAA
- a CDS encoding helix-turn-helix transcriptional regulator: MGESKYNNFIKHYDTIREILRDFYIYGCYTRDNFSSNRTSGRKYDNERRRILCYINEIHIVEKKRGHQKYISLSYDMYRCTRNFLSDSFLSRSFSRNDIMLHFYILQLLAKKAAPMSLDEVVEELDTLTRDLPGLKDGFDRNTVRRKLEKLLLEEVLDTEKDKTKKLYKIAEDFYKDFDDEELIDILYTMEFFSNTAAVTLPGYYAMDTLRNYAKQERNLSISTEDIFMYKHNHLQRIIDDEILWDIFEVMKSGSLASFNYIRKNNSKEDSNKIVKPLKIIIDFQYGRQYLLCIDCKKDRLSFYRIDRIKNLKRCDDEILQQKANKVSEECYNKCWCASLGRNEEGSITTKVEAEFSFDEVKKSYILDRIKREGRWGELQKISQNKYLYTIEVTDPEELLPWFRSFGEHVRVKASDEHKLDEKLRDNWKELLIKYGAV, from the coding sequence ATGGGTGAGAGTAAATACAATAATTTTATAAAACACTATGATACCATAAGAGAAATTCTCAGAGATTTTTATATTTATGGCTGCTACACAAGGGATAACTTTTCTTCAAATAGAACCAGCGGCAGGAAATATGATAATGAACGAAGGCGTATTTTATGCTACATTAATGAGATTCATATAGTGGAGAAAAAAAGAGGGCATCAAAAATATATAAGTTTATCCTATGATATGTACAGGTGTACAAGAAACTTTCTATCAGATTCTTTTTTGTCAAGGAGCTTTAGCAGGAATGACATTATGCTGCATTTTTATATTCTTCAGCTGCTGGCAAAAAAAGCTGCACCCATGTCTCTGGATGAAGTTGTTGAGGAACTGGATACTTTAACTAGGGATCTGCCTGGACTTAAGGATGGCTTTGACAGGAATACAGTTAGACGTAAGCTGGAAAAGCTCCTTTTGGAGGAAGTGCTTGACACAGAAAAGGATAAAACCAAGAAATTGTACAAAATAGCAGAGGACTTTTATAAGGACTTTGATGACGAAGAGCTTATAGATATTTTATATACCATGGAATTTTTCTCAAATACTGCAGCAGTTACTTTGCCGGGGTATTATGCAATGGATACCTTGAGGAATTATGCTAAGCAGGAACGAAACCTTTCCATCTCCACAGAGGATATATTTATGTACAAGCATAATCATCTTCAGAGGATTATAGATGATGAGATATTGTGGGATATTTTTGAGGTTATGAAAAGTGGCAGTTTGGCAAGCTTCAACTATATAAGAAAGAATAATAGTAAAGAAGATAGTAATAAAATAGTAAAACCACTAAAAATTATTATAGATTTTCAATATGGAAGACAATATCTTTTATGTATTGACTGCAAGAAGGATAGATTATCTTTTTACAGAATAGATCGTATAAAGAATTTAAAGCGCTGTGATGATGAAATACTTCAGCAGAAGGCTAATAAGGTATCAGAGGAATGCTACAACAAGTGCTGGTGCGCTTCCTTAGGCAGAAACGAGGAAGGCAGCATCACCACAAAGGTAGAAGCAGAATTTTCATTTGATGAAGTGAAAAAGAGTTATATTTTAGACAGGATTAAGAGAGAAGGAAGATGGGGAGAACTTCAGAAAATCTCACAAAATAAATATTTATATACTATTGAGGTTACAGATCCAGAAGAACTGCTGCCTTGGTTTCGTTCCTTTGGGGAGCATGTGAGGGTTAAAGCAAGTGATGAGCACAAGCTGGATGAAAAGCTGAGGGATAACTGGAAGGAGCTGCTTATAAAGTATGGAGCTGTTTAA
- a CDS encoding ABC transporter permease subunit: MNINEKALINKDINEITSAKQVIMPMTIVPIVLIVAIPLAILIGASFIGKDSSMLTKMGPLIKKLPSYYAAYSPAQLLVKVSLDFMFPPYFLIIPIMCSAVIGASSFVGEKEHKTMESLLYTPISMEQLLRAKILGVFVPSYIVTLISFIVFGIIINIGGFIYFGTLIFPDIKWLIIILWISPAINLLSLTFTVMVSAKSETFQEAQQVSGLLVLPLILILVGQMTGVLMLSNLVMLIAGGVILILDYILIKRISSKFIPEKLI, encoded by the coding sequence ATGAATATAAATGAAAAAGCATTGATAAATAAAGATATAAATGAAATAACAAGTGCAAAACAGGTTATTATGCCTATGACTATCGTGCCCATTGTTCTCATTGTAGCAATACCACTGGCTATATTGATAGGCGCCAGCTTTATTGGAAAAGATTCAAGTATGCTAACAAAAATGGGTCCACTTATAAAAAAATTGCCATCTTATTATGCGGCATATTCTCCAGCTCAACTTTTAGTTAAAGTATCGCTAGACTTTATGTTTCCTCCATACTTTCTTATAATTCCAATAATGTGTTCGGCAGTTATAGGAGCTAGCAGTTTTGTTGGGGAGAAGGAGCATAAAACTATGGAGTCCCTGCTTTATACACCAATATCCATGGAGCAGCTGCTTAGAGCAAAGATTTTAGGGGTTTTTGTGCCTTCCTATATTGTGACTTTGATTTCATTTATAGTTTTTGGCATTATAATTAATATAGGTGGCTTTATATATTTTGGAACACTTATTTTTCCGGATATAAAATGGCTCATAATAATACTTTGGATTTCGCCTGCAATCAATTTATTATCACTAACATTTACTGTGATGGTATCTGCAAAGTCAGAAACCTTCCAAGAAGCACAGCAAGTGAGCGGTCTACTTGTACTTCCACTAATTCTTATATTAGTAGGGCAAATGACAGGTGTTCTTATGCTCAGTAACCTTGTTATGCTTATAGCTGGTGGTGTCATTTTGATACTAGATTATATTTTAATAAAGAGAATTTCTTCAAAATTTATTCCAGAGAAATTGATTTAA
- the msrB gene encoding peptide-methionine (R)-S-oxide reductase MsrB, producing MTNKNNYKRPSKEELLEKLSPLQYEVTQENATERPFTSELYNFDKQGIYVDIVSGEPLFSSKDKFHSECGWPSFSKPIEKNIKEKLDLSHNMSRTEVRSKIGDSHLGHVFTDGPEEKGGLRYCINGAALRFIPLEDLEKEGYSEYLELF from the coding sequence ATGACAAATAAAAATAATTACAAAAGACCTTCAAAAGAAGAATTACTTGAAAAGCTTAGTCCTCTACAGTATGAAGTAACTCAGGAGAATGCTACAGAAAGACCTTTTACAAGTGAACTTTATAATTTTGATAAGCAGGGTATATATGTAGATATTGTAAGTGGAGAGCCTTTATTTAGTTCAAAGGATAAATTTCATTCGGAGTGTGGCTGGCCAAGTTTTTCTAAACCTATAGAGAAAAATATAAAAGAAAAATTAGATTTAAGCCATAATATGAGTAGAACTGAAGTTAGAAGTAAAATAGGAGATTCTCATTTAGGGCATGTATTTACAGATGGACCTGAAGAAAAAGGTGGTCTTAGATATTGCATAAATGGAGCAGCTTTAAGATTCATACCTTTAGAAGACTTAGAAAAAGAGGGTTATAGTGAATATTTAGAGCTGTTCTAG
- a CDS encoding MerR family transcriptional regulator, whose protein sequence is MRTVKQVSDLTGVSVRTLHYYDEIGLLKPSEITEAGYRLYDDKALETLQQILFFKELDIPLKNVKEIMQSPYFDKMQALERQEKLLILKRDRLNQLIELINKTIKGDNTMSFKEFDMSAYFKALEEFKTEHEDKVIKIYGSVDKFNEHIEKFKANKDEIAKMAIKKYGSIEKYAEAMKKNLDSAAITNAEQIDEFKKDLLQDKNPKLKELFKRLVSDLNKDASSKEIQQIAEEITNTAKEDYEIFKTDLGNDYWFYFVKTYLIFPDWMEEVDKKYGDGASKFIGEALKNYLGDKKPKIETIYEKLTSDLSKDPSSEEIQKIVEEIASETEKQNEALKVDAGENHLGYTAELYLSNSTMIKVTDKKYGNGASKFIGEALKFYSENK, encoded by the coding sequence ATGAGAACAGTAAAACAAGTTTCAGATCTGACCGGTGTAAGTGTGCGCACACTACATTATTACGACGAAATAGGATTGTTAAAACCAAGCGAAATAACAGAGGCAGGATACAGACTTTATGACGATAAAGCCCTTGAAACCTTGCAGCAAATCTTATTTTTTAAAGAACTTGATATACCTTTAAAGAATGTTAAAGAGATAATGCAGAGCCCATACTTTGATAAAATGCAAGCACTAGAAAGGCAGGAAAAACTGCTTATTTTAAAGCGCGACAGACTGAACCAGCTTATAGAGCTTATTAATAAAACAATAAAAGGAGACAATACTATGAGTTTTAAAGAATTTGATATGAGTGCGTATTTTAAAGCTTTGGAAGAATTTAAAACAGAACATGAGGACAAAGTAATTAAGATTTATGGCAGCGTAGATAAATTTAATGAACACATTGAAAAATTTAAAGCTAATAAAGATGAGATAGCTAAAATGGCCATAAAGAAATATGGAAGTATTGAAAAATATGCTGAAGCTATGAAGAAGAATCTCGATAGTGCTGCAATAACTAATGCAGAACAAATTGATGAATTTAAAAAAGATCTTCTTCAAGATAAAAATCCTAAATTAAAAGAACTATTCAAAAGGCTTGTATCTGACTTAAACAAAGATGCTTCTTCAAAGGAAATTCAACAAATTGCTGAAGAAATAACAAATACGGCTAAAGAGGATTATGAAATATTCAAAACTGATTTAGGAAATGACTATTGGTTCTACTTTGTAAAAACTTATTTGATATTTCCTGATTGGATGGAAGAAGTTGATAAGAAATATGGAGATGGTGCATCTAAATTTATCGGTGAAGCCCTAAAAAATTATTTAGGAGATAAAAAGCCTAAAATAGAAACAATATATGAAAAGCTAACCTCCGATTTAAGTAAAGACCCATCTTCAGAGGAAATTCAAAAAATCGTTGAAGAAATAGCAAGTGAGACAGAAAAGCAGAATGAAGCTTTAAAAGTAGATGCTGGTGAAAATCATTTGGGGTATACTGCAGAGCTTTATTTGTCAAACTCCACCATGATAAAAGTAACTGACAAAAAATATGGAAATGGTGCATCTAAATTTATTGGAGAAGCTTTAAAATTTTATTCTGAGAATAAGTAA
- a CDS encoding class I SAM-dependent methyltransferase, translated as MFNELKKYTTKPKLYAPSTNKFWDDEHISKGMLEAHLNPNWDAATRKPGFLDKSVNWISKIAPSSQYKLLLDLGCGPGLYAERFNSYGYSVTGVDFSKRSIEYAKEQTLLNKSNIVYYYQNYLTIDYIEQFDVVTLIYCDYAALSITDRLILLKKVYQALKPNGKFIFDVFTPLMRKDESCSWQYNEKGGFFSEKPHICLESVYQYDDEDNTELRQVIVITEETVNCYNIWDHFFTKEALLSEIQIAGFNTFEFYGDIAGKEFSDSGETICGVFTK; from the coding sequence ATGTTTAATGAACTTAAAAAATATACAACCAAACCTAAATTATATGCTCCAAGCACGAATAAATTTTGGGATGATGAACATATATCTAAAGGTATGTTAGAAGCGCATCTAAATCCAAATTGGGATGCGGCAACTCGAAAGCCTGGATTTCTAGATAAATCAGTAAATTGGATTTCGAAAATTGCACCATCATCTCAATATAAGCTTTTACTTGATTTAGGTTGTGGCCCTGGATTATATGCTGAGCGGTTTAATAGTTATGGATATTCTGTTACAGGAGTGGATTTTTCTAAACGCTCTATTGAGTATGCAAAAGAACAAACGTTACTTAATAAAAGCAATATAGTGTACTATTACCAAAACTACTTGACAATTGATTATATAGAACAGTTCGATGTAGTAACATTGATATATTGTGATTATGCAGCATTATCTATTACGGATAGGCTAATTTTATTGAAAAAAGTGTATCAAGCATTAAAGCCAAACGGTAAATTTATCTTTGATGTATTTACACCTCTTATGAGAAAAGATGAAAGTTGTTCATGGCAATACAATGAAAAGGGTGGATTTTTTAGCGAAAAGCCACATATTTGTTTAGAATCCGTTTATCAATATGATGATGAAGATAATACAGAATTAAGGCAGGTTATTGTGATAACCGAAGAAACTGTAAATTGCTATAATATATGGGATCATTTTTTTACTAAGGAAGCACTGTTATCTGAAATTCAAATTGCAGGTTTCAATACATTTGAATTTTATGGTGATATTGCGGGAAAAGAATTTTCAGATTCAGGAGAAACAATTTGCGGTGTTTTTACAAAGTAG
- a CDS encoding MYG1 family protein → MGTHDGRFHADEVMATAILKEVYDVELVRTRDNKILEKLDIVYDVGGGGLDHHGLDKVYREDGIPYASSGLVWNKFGRQVISNKNSSLGEEEVETVIKHIDRKLIEGIDALDNGVWIDTTEIPLMNISSIISGFNPNWKSDKDEDVAFNEAVQVASSILNNAVDNRLSVLKARECVVKAYEKRKTKELLILNKYCPYGEILRDIDENNEVLYVIYPRKDSYAIQTIRNDNREDKKKFPASWAGKRDEELSSVTGVKDAVFCHTGRFLAVAGSLEGIMKMAELALAEPEERKPSGIFEFIHKAMKKIKK, encoded by the coding sequence ATTGGTACTCATGATGGAAGATTTCATGCTGATGAGGTAATGGCTACCGCTATTTTGAAGGAAGTTTATGATGTAGAGCTAGTTAGAACAAGGGACAATAAAATATTAGAGAAGTTAGATATAGTATACGATGTTGGAGGCGGAGGACTTGATCATCATGGGCTGGATAAGGTTTATAGAGAAGATGGAATTCCTTATGCATCCAGCGGACTTGTGTGGAATAAGTTTGGAAGACAGGTAATAAGCAATAAGAATTCAAGCCTTGGTGAAGAAGAAGTTGAGACTGTAATTAAGCACATCGATAGGAAGCTCATTGAAGGCATTGATGCCTTGGACAATGGGGTTTGGATTGATACTACTGAAATACCACTTATGAATATAAGCTCAATAATATCGGGCTTTAATCCAAACTGGAAATCAGATAAGGACGAAGATGTGGCCTTTAATGAGGCAGTACAGGTTGCTTCCTCCATTTTGAATAATGCAGTAGACAACAGACTTTCTGTGCTTAAAGCAAGAGAGTGCGTAGTAAAAGCTTATGAAAAGAGAAAGACAAAGGAACTTTTAATTTTAAATAAATATTGCCCTTATGGTGAAATCCTAAGGGATATTGATGAGAATAATGAGGTTTTATATGTAATATATCCGAGAAAGGACAGTTATGCTATTCAAACAATTAGAAATGATAATAGAGAAGATAAGAAGAAGTTTCCGGCTTCCTGGGCAGGAAAAAGGGATGAAGAGCTGTCATCAGTAACTGGAGTTAAGGATGCAGTATTCTGCCATACTGGAAGATTTCTTGCAGTAGCAGGTTCATTAGAGGGTATTATGAAAATGGCAGAGCTGGCCCTTGCTGAACCAGAGGAAAGAAAGCCAAGTGGTATTTTTGAATTTATACACAAAGCGATGAAGAAGATAAAAAAATAA
- the rbr gene encoding rubrerythrin, whose protein sequence is MNSLKGTRTAENLMKAFAGESQARNRYTYYASVAKKEGYVQISNLFIETAENEKEHAKRFFKFLNESLNGEAVEINATYPVGLGDTKANLLSAANGENEEWTELYPQFADIADEEGFPSVAVAFRRIAEVEKRHEARYRKLLENLENDSVFKKDSVVLWKCSNCGYIYEGESAPEACPACIHPKSYFELFVEAY, encoded by the coding sequence ATGAATTCTTTAAAAGGAACAAGAACTGCTGAAAATCTTATGAAAGCTTTTGCTGGAGAGTCTCAAGCAAGAAATCGCTATACTTATTATGCATCTGTAGCAAAAAAAGAAGGCTATGTACAAATATCCAATCTGTTCATCGAAACTGCTGAAAACGAGAAAGAACATGCAAAGAGATTTTTTAAGTTTTTAAATGAGAGTTTAAATGGTGAAGCAGTAGAAATAAATGCTACTTATCCTGTTGGACTTGGCGATACAAAAGCAAATCTACTATCAGCTGCTAATGGCGAAAATGAAGAATGGACAGAACTTTATCCTCAGTTTGCAGATATTGCTGATGAAGAAGGTTTTCCATCTGTAGCAGTTGCTTTCAGAAGAATAGCTGAGGTTGAAAAGCGTCATGAAGCGAGATACAGAAAACTTTTAGAAAATCTTGAAAATGATAGTGTATTTAAGAAAGATTCTGTAGTTCTATGGAAGTGCAGCAACTGTGGATATATCTATGAGGGAGAAAGCGCTCCTGAAGCTTGTCCTGCATGTATTCATCCAAAGAGCTACTTTGAACTTTTTGTTGAAGCATATTAA
- a CDS encoding WYL domain-containing protein: protein MNKEVFTEKDIKDILQQQSYNEPDFEFEASLLNKSRDGDSNLFLIKKEEGIYTPHINSTVSIRPSAVEKKWLKALTEEEILELFLKESTIEKLKKKLENIDNPINMDFIEYRNADKTAAKIEQEQKLYIECFKNAYRALKEHRFISYTYCGNNDRLYENLKGYPFRIEYSSKNNRFRLSIMPEDMSRPIKMNMDGLKVVEILEEANSQYRNAAMEKILKKKADNPIVLEIENKHNAIERCFSLFSYYDKEAYYDSEKDKHYMKLSYYEFDERELVKDILSLGSSALVISPENIRTEIINRVREALQNNY from the coding sequence ATGAATAAAGAGGTCTTTACAGAAAAGGATATAAAAGATATTCTGCAGCAGCAGAGCTATAATGAGCCTGATTTTGAGTTTGAAGCTTCTCTGCTTAATAAATCACGAGATGGAGATAGCAATCTGTTTCTCATAAAAAAAGAGGAAGGTATTTATACACCGCATATTAACAGCACAGTTTCTATTAGACCTTCAGCTGTGGAAAAGAAGTGGCTTAAAGCTCTAACGGAAGAGGAGATACTTGAACTTTTTTTAAAAGAATCCACCATAGAAAAGCTGAAAAAAAAGTTGGAGAATATTGATAATCCAATAAATATGGACTTTATAGAATATAGGAATGCAGATAAAACAGCAGCTAAAATAGAACAAGAACAGAAGCTTTACATTGAGTGCTTTAAAAATGCATACAGGGCTTTAAAGGAACATAGATTTATTAGTTATACCTACTGTGGAAATAATGACAGATTGTATGAAAATCTGAAAGGTTATCCCTTTAGAATAGAGTATTCCTCAAAAAATAATAGATTTAGATTGTCCATTATGCCTGAAGATATGAGCCGACCTATAAAAATGAATATGGATGGGCTTAAGGTTGTAGAAATTCTTGAAGAAGCGAATTCACAGTATAGAAATGCAGCAATGGAGAAGATCTTAAAGAAAAAAGCTGATAATCCAATTGTGCTTGAAATAGAGAACAAACATAATGCCATAGAGAGATGTTTTTCGCTATTTTCTTATTACGATAAGGAAGCTTATTATGACAGTGAGAAGGATAAGCATTATATGAAGCTGTCTTATTATGAGTTTGATGAAAGGGAGCTTGTAAAGGATATCCTGTCCCTTGGGAGCTCAGCCCTGGTAATCTCTCCAGAAAACATTAGAACTGAAATAATAAACAGGGTGAGAGAGGCGCTTCAAAATAATTATTAA